The nucleotide sequence ttcagttttaatgaaaataattcttgtctgagcgaaaaatTTTACCCTAAAGaataacttgaattttattatgctgacaaaaatagtaaagaagttgagggttagaatattaagcatccaccaatttAGACATGCagtcgaatcaagttagatgagcatcaatcatattttttcaataagtaaatcaatttcttcgatagtttaacgtgcatcttaatatttatagaagtattttcttaagagagtcctattttaggagtatttttccatcctattttaggagtatttttctaattgatcactacaaaggaaaaaattaattgactctccttccatatattttaggagtccagttaatataataaaaataattaaataataaattgaagaaaataataaaaagacaattttgtctaaagcagggtctttttaatgaaggacaaaaagttaaaatcatttgaatcttcacacttttaattatagataaattaccctttgtgattttttttttctatgttttgttttgttttttcttttttctttcttcttttttttccttttttccttttttcctccacacgttttctttcttccttttcaatttaatttaattttctttccatttatgtattttccctttttttgttctcttttttgcTTTGAACGTTTTTTTCCTTGTTCTTTCCAATTCAAATcaacattatttttcatttatttaatttattaataaattaatataaggtaaaatttgaatttatttagaACTTTCTTTCCTAACTCAAATaagtattttaattaatttcaaaattctaatattaataataactaaataataatttgagaaaaattgtgaaaagacaATTCTATCTAAAGATGAAACTTTcagtgaaggataaaaagtttaaattactgattttcacacttttaatatattataaatatagatataaatatagattatatacTTTTTAATAGTGAATGTTTTTTAACCGTCAAGACTTAAAGCTATCTTTTTCCTCAAAGGAAGCTGGATGATAGTGTTGAGAGCATCCAAATTGGTTCAGGGTATGCGCAATCATGTGGGGACAGAAATTAATTGGTTCAGGGTATACGCAATCATGTGGGGACAGAAATTGTGTGTATGCCTAACATGACGGAATCCTGGGTGCTGTGATCTCAAGATGCAAACGCATATATAAGAGACAAGCTTGCAGTTCTCAAATTCAGAGCTTAGACAGGCAAAAAGAAACATATAATTGTATTTGGTCAGAGGACAAATCATTCACTATATTTTCCCATCAACATGTAACGTGTTAATACATCACGGAAATATTCACAAGTAGAATgcaaatcataattcaaatcgtACTTCACTTCCTCCAAAGTTACTTGGatgaataaagggcaaaaagAAAGTACCGTTTCTACATGTctaaggagtcgtttggtagagttcataagaataatgaaaaatatgatgtgttagtaatacttgtattagtaatgtttatgttagttatatttgcattagttatattTGTGCttttttttatgcagtgtttgttttgatgtattaaaaataatatgaattaaataatttcttaaaaaaaaaattatctttttacaaaaatatcctccatatatatgttaaaaagaatgtgaaaatttttttaaggaataatagtgtctttaatcatgttaatgcatgtattggatccattgcattgctaataccatagattttgaggtattagtaatatgcacaccttaatacacaatagagtgtataactaatgcaagcattagttatacatagggtgcaaaaatataccaaacaaggtattaataatacacattaaactaatgcatgcattagttttctaatacactctaccaaacgacccctaaatgaATAAGAGAGGTATAAAAGTGCACACTGTGATAAGAAAacgagttaataactcaaatggtcactcaaTTTTAGACTTTTATCccaaaaagtcactcaactttaatcaaaacttcaaaaatcacTTGACTTTTACATTTtcactcagaaagtcactcaaatTATTTAatcacttttaaaaataatatttgcttatgtgaaattattatttaaatgcaaaatttaaaaaaaaataaaaaattatctcttaatGACCCTTTTATTCTTATTcccataaattaatttttctttgtcatttttcttctccttctcacaTATTGTAATTGATTCAACATTAAGTATGTCTAATAAAACATTAAAAgatcaaattaaatttaacaatgatcgaaggataaaaaattatcaatataAACTACGTAATTTAACTCATTTATTACTAAAAGTCACATATACGTAGTTATTACATACATATAGTGAATCCCTATAACGTATGTATATCATTTATAATATTTAGTTATGGGtataaaatccctaattcatcatacatatacatatagatagtacaaacatttataaaaaaaaaaaaaaaagcactttTAGAGTGAAAACAAAAGCCGAGGGAATTGTATAGTTGAGAGCGTCGCATTTATAATAAGCTATAATgtgcaaatttaaatttaattagattttaataCGAACATCAATATCagatggaaatttttttttgaaaaggtagaacaaaataattataattctttGGTTGTTGTTAAATTTTAAAACGGAAAAGGCTAAAAAAATTACCCccgaactatctgaaatagctcaaaaatgcctctcgttagatttttggctcaaaattatccctccgttaaatatttggctcaaaaatactccttcCTCTAACGAaattcgaaaaaggatcaaaaatacccctgaactatctaaaaTTGCTCAAAAATAcacctctgttaaatatttggctcaaaaatatccctccccttaacaaaattccaccaagcataccacctagataaaaaaaaaaagtgcgtAACTATGTCACATTACCatccatccacatgtaaaatgttagtattttttaactatatgacattcctttcttctttatttttatttttatttaaaaacgtaAGTCAAACGGATAAAACTTACacgactttttaatttttaatcaaagtagacaaacgatggttacataatattttttttgaaaaaatttattaaatgtaacATCGCTATTATCAAATTCCTTTGATCATCTAAAAAACAAGTTTTTTTCCTGTTAATACGTTTAAATGTGTGAAACCCAACAAAAGATTCTTATTAAACTGATAAACCTATTAATTATTAGGccagtataaaagttaaaattaagatttacttgtaaaataataaatttcaaactaaacttcaaattagttactcaaaagatgtGTTTGATTTTGCTAGCTTTTACTTAAAATGCttatgttaaaatgatttaataaatacctcctctaatctaaaattaatgaatctttAAATGTAGCACACATcttcaaaaaattaatgaatgacatcattaaagaataatttatcaatattaagtatcattttacctcttttcaaacttgttttaagaataataagattattcatcaaaactgaatttaaaaaaataaattcatttcgAATGTTAaaagaaattcatttattttgaaaaagaatttgcatgtagtaaattcaactcaattattagCATATCTACATTTgctagcttaaaagttaaaattctagctcctcctccgagtcaacatcagatcaagatcaagttgTCCCTCATCCCAAACgacaataacaagatgaaatttaaaacatttaaaacactaatgaaaaggtgaaatctagaacttttaaaacactaatgaaaaattaacaaaagattgattttttgatttttccgTTTCACtgctttgaaaaaaataaaaataaaaataaagaagaaagaaatgtcatataattaaaaaaatactaacattttatatgtggatggtaatgtggcatagtcacatgattttttatatctaggtggcatgcttggtgaaATTTCGTTAAAGGGAgggatattttttagccaaatatttaacaaaagcatattttttaatcatttcagatagttcaggggtatttttgatcctttttttaaTTTCGTTAAAGGAAGGggtattttttaatcaaatatttaatagaggggtatttttgaaccaaaaatctaacgaggaacatttttaagctatttcagatagttcaggatatttttgagccttttccgaTTTTAAAATGaccctttgatattttattaaacatatttaATGTTGAcaagagagaagaaaaatgagaaagatgagGAGAGATACTAAATTTATGAGAATACGGATAAAAAGGtcattaagaaataattttttatttttctgaattttatatttaaataataattccaCTTAAGCAAATGTTATttacaaaaatgattaaatagtTTGAGTGATTTTTTGATTAAGAATGTAAAAGTTGAGTGATTTTTGAAGTAAAGATCAAAGttaggtgactttctgaaataaaaGTTCAAAGCTGAGTGACCATCTCAACTATTAACTCAAGAGAAAACATGGAGGCACAACAATTTTGAGCTTCCTGCTCTTTAGGTGgtaattaaaaaatatacttcCATTTTGAAATCCTTAAGTTGTTCCCTACTCCACTGGGAAAGATTACAATATCCTCAATTGATTATATCAAATTCCTGTATCCACTGTCTAAAACATTGTTGCTAAGCTGCATCTAATGGTGAAGACAATCAATCATACTCCTCAACCTTGGAAAGTCTCATTCAAGTGTTTAAATTGCTTTAGAAAAGTTTCTAGGCTGCAATTAGAAATACAAGAAATGGAGTGAAGAAAAATTTTGGAACCACACAAAAATATATACTAATGGGCAGACATCTTGCACCATGTCAGTGTCTCAAACCACAAACAACCCATCCTTTACAGAAAAAAACCGACTGGTGGAAGAACAAAACATAGTGCAGTATAAAGCTAGTTTATCATGGTCACACTTAAAAGGTGAGTTAGAATGTCCAAACACAGAGATAGGTTGAAGCAGGATCACCGAGCAAGTTAAGCTGATTTCTAATTATAAAACAGGATCCTTAGCAAGTTAAGCTGATTTCTAATTATAAAACAGGATCCTTATGAGTATATGAGTTCATAGGCATACTATAATTTCCTTCCAAATTTACAGAATACTTGTGACTTAATCCAAGCAGAGACTTAAGCAACTTCAATATGCATCTATTGTAACATTTTCTTCACAGATGAATTGAAAAAATCATGTCGACGATTAACAGTAAAAAACTCGTAAAAGAGCATATACTGTGAAGCTATTTGTTGccgttgaagaaaaaaataactcaTGAACATAAGATTATCACCTCATACAACTCCCTCAGAGTTCACAAATAAATCTAAGGACCTCCTGTACACTTGGTAATCAGAATATAAAAAAGGTTTTCTTCTCAAGTAGGTACAACAAAGTACTGACATGTTAAAGGAAAGAAATTACAAGTACCAAGAACTGTTGAACCTTCCCTCATTTAGATTCACAAGAAATAATCCCTAATCTTTCAACAGATTGCATTTACAAAAGCATACATGGCTTACCTCTAATCCGCATGCTTATCTCAATACAACAGCATACAGTACGATCCCATGAATGGGATCTGTAAAAGAGTGCAAAACTTGGCCCCACCCGAGGTaaggtagaaaggttgtttctgataaaACCCTCGGCTCGAGGAGAGCATTTTCAAAACAAGTTTGAGAAATACAAGAGTGAAAAGCTGTGTTGAAAAGAACTACAAAAGAGTAAAGTATTGACAACCAGGTATTCAAGGTTGTGGGTgctcaaaaaaatttataaaaaatagtatgtAGCTGTAGGGATTCGAACCTAGGAAACTGGACATGGGAGTTACATCCTCAAGCCACTGCACCCAACCATATGTTTGTTCTCTGGGtgctttttaataaattataccaTTTAGTCTGggtttcttatataattatacctaatctatGTCGAGTATAGTAGGTGCCGGAGAACCCCAAAATTACACATGGGTCCGCCCCTGTTGACAACCAAAATTAGTAAAGATAAGAAATAGCAGCAAGTAGTCATAAGGGGAAGTGGAAATAAATAGTGTTTTAAGCTAGAACAAAGAAAATGAAACTCAGAGATGAAGAATAATTGACTTTCATAGCTTACGTGTACATAATGAAAAGTAATTCATTTTTAAAGCCCCATTTACATCCAGAGTGAACAAGAATAATCTATCTCATATGCCACTCATTTGACCTTGTGCCCATTTACGATATACTTCCATAACTCTTTGTCAAAAGCTATGTGAAATATCAAGCAATACCGTGTCCTGGTCATAAAAAAGGTAGGTATGCAATCAGTGGTGGATGTACATGTATTCCaagggttcatccgaacccccttcgtcggaaaattatactatttttacatggtaaaaaaaaattttatgtataaataatagaagctgaacccccttcgactagtctgTATATGTACTAATGAACCCCCTCACTGAAAATCCTGGATCCGCACCTATATGCAATTTGATACATGTAAAAGAGAATCCCAAGTGGACAGGTCAAAATAATTTATCGAGGAATCCACAAACAACTACTTCTCTACTACTACACATAAAGCCCGTAAAGAGAATTTCTCTCTACCAGAAACAATTCGAATCCTCTCCCCATTGGAATCTTGAGTTGAGACTGTACAAATACTATGACTGTATTTGATTATTCACATAGTACGCCAATACGCATAAAATATGAATCATGTAGTAAATTCTGCAACTTTAACGTAATGAAATTATACTGATACTTTTTCACAGTATGGAAAATACAGGAAGACTCTAAGGGACAAATGTGTTAGCTCCAACTTATCCAGTTATGGAAACTAAAGAGTAGGACTGGAGGACATTTCCCCCAAGAAAATTTGATTTAATGGGAATATGTTATCTCCAGTTCCAAATAAACATTTATTGTTCAAGCCAAGCTCCTCGATTTGATTTATGTATGAACACACTTTGTTAggaaccaattgtcccacattgaaaaaatagagaaatgctaatgGGTTCTCCCATCTATCAGgttagtcttttgggttgggctctcccgtttggtttatacTATGCATGGGCCCacgactcggagtggtggcctggacgtAAGAGGGGTGTCAGCCGTGACCAAAgaggtcgttggttctcaagcgtgagcgattgttatgaaccaattgtcccacattgaaaaaatagagaaatgctaatgGGTGGACCCgcgactcggagtggtggcctggacctaagAGGGGCGTCAAccgtgaccaacgaggtcgttggttctcaagcgaAAGCgatgttatgaaccaattgtcccacattggaaaaataaagaaatgctaATGGGTTATAGATCAAACGGGTTCTCCCATCTATCAAGCTAGTCTTGAGTTGGGGTTTCCCTTGTATTTATCCGTTGAACCCATCTATCAGGCTAGTCTTGGGTTGGGGTCTCCCGTGTATTTATCTGTTGAACCTAAATACCTGTATCCGAGCTTACTTGACTGAGTCAACAATTACATAATCAtcaaaatttgtcaattaatcataTTAAAACTAGTAGCAACATTTAACAAACAAGAAAGAAGCTACCTAGATTAACAATCATAAAATTGGCATTAGTTAAGTTCCATTTTGTATATGataccctttttcttttttccattaGGTGAGCAATTGAGTATTTCAGGTTACTTGAATCCTcaaaggagaaagaaaataatgattgaaatttagaaaagagaggaaaaaagtcGATCTTACGGTGAAAATCTTTTCGTGGAGAGGAGGGAGAAGATATATGAGAGAAAATAGCTCGTCCAATCATAGACAAACTGTAGAGAATCCCAGCTACGTAAAAGACCATAACCAAACCAAGCACCCATGGCATCATTAAGAAGCCAATGAAGAAAGTCAACGATCCACAAAGCATCAAAGCAAAAGAAATCCCCAAAAGCAGAGATGCGAATCCCGTGGGAGTAATCTGCTGCATCGACCCCGTCCTCCTCCCTGAAGAAGATGGAGACATTGTAGCTGATAACGAATCATCGTAAAACTCAATCGGCAGCGGTGGTGATCTTAGAATATTTAAAATCAGTGAAGAAAGTTCTTCCAAAACCATAGATTGTTGATCCTGTTGCCTTCTCATCATCTTGACTTTCtttgaaattcaacaaaaaaagagGCAAATGGATAAAGCTGTGGCGGATTTTGACTTAAAATTATCCACCCAACAATATTAAAGCCtctatttttaaatctttttttcatTAACAAAAGTCCGAGAggcttttttttttgttttcctttgCCTGTTTCTTCAAAGAGAGAACGCTAATTCAGAAATTAaatcagaaaaaagaaaagaatgatagaaataTAGCGTACAGGGAAAAAGTTGCTTATCTTGAAAGGAtaataggattttgagaaatgtAGAGGAGAGAGAAAGGATTGCGGAGTAGGAAGGCGACGTGACGTGGATAACTTATCTTGTTCCAGAGTCAATGACCATACGTGAATTCCAAAGGAGCGTGTTTGAAGGGCCGTTTATCTgccaaatattataattttaaatatatttataattatttaatttattttttaaataaataattattactaatattttttaataaacataatgaaaaatataaatagacattacactatataataaaaatataacttcttatttttataaaatcaaataatacctTATAACTTATTTAAGTTTTTATAatcaatattaaaatatcataCACTTCAAtgctttaaaattataaatatctatttattaatattttttataaaatcacaCAAAGTAATAGAGGATACAAATtcatacataaattaattttaaatatatttaaatttattttataggtatttaacaaataaaaataaggactTACTGGATGAATGTTTTAATGAATCGTAATGTAAAGGATTGCCTTTATATCTTCTCTTACATACGTCAAAAATAGGAGACAAATTTAATAATATAGTAAGCAAGAAGTTTTTTTTAAAGTGATTTGTTTACTTGATGAGGAAATTTACTACCTCAAATTAAGAGAATCAAAAGAATCAACAAaagttaatataatatatattgtagtaatttaacatgaggtagttaatattacattttaaataagttgtttaaaataattttaacaggtgattagtaaataattatattttcaaaattatatgtatCGTAAATCTATGTAATGAAATGTATAAGTTCTGAAATTATGGAGGAATCGTTGTTTTGTAGATAAAcacttattcaatatttatgagtatttttattattttactacaATATAGCAATAAttactttatgcaattaaatgtgtggtcaaaattaattttacttttttatcttttattagttgCACATCCTCTTATAAACTACGTCtccatttattttaatttatatcattttgATTAACCATCAAATTTAAGATACATGAAAAactttataatttttcaaattatctttaaaataaataaactttaaatAGAAGTATATCTTTGTAGACTTTttgacaaataaatgaaattcaacaTGACTAAAATATTGATTATCTTATAAAAtactaaccaaataaaaaatatcattttttttagattgattgaaaagaaaaatatattattcgaATTCAGACATAGGATGTATTAAAATAGACAGTCTGATATAATGCATTTAATTTTCTTTACTACATATTAAAACGGAGTATAGTTGAAGTGTGTGGAATCCATGTGAAAGATTACATCattagtgacattgaaaagattctAGTGAAATTACCATTATACCCCctctatattattttatgtgaCATGTTTTAATCGGATATGGagattaagaaataagaaaagatttggTGATATTTATCAAattgttctttattaaaaatatatatattaatatctttaattaagtgggaTCATTAAGGATAAAAGTAAAATTGTCTctttaaatagttatcaaataaggaaaggtgACAATCTTTTGGTgaagaaccaaaaagaaaatgatgatataTAAAATGGGAcagagaaaatatttattttttcatttaaaatagagTTGTAGTGGGTtccacataaaaaattatatgaaaatattaaaaaaattatgaaaaaaatgttaTATCCTTGGTTATATTTGTAAATGTTATCTTAAACATAAATTAATTATCAATAATTGCaggcaaaaataataaaatatattaatgaaTGTTACACTCAAAAGTAACTTATTTATTTTGTGGATTTAGTCAAGTGGAGAGAAAGTTCATCCGGACACCacgatttaaaaaaatatttaaataaaacaaacttcaaatataatttctcattaaatttaaaattattcttctcatttgattcaagtatattatttaaatacatttaataaaaaattatcacataAATTTTCCTGTATCATAATAAAGTATGAACAAAACTCACTACTTAATTACTTTTTAAActttaacaaattatattttaaaattatttagataTCGTAGAAAAGTTCGAAATTATTTTAGaataatgtgaattgtggataGATGATTAATTTATGTTTAAGAAAAAACCCACTTttcgttttaatttgtttgaaaaagaatgaacttttttttgacaatactttaattttaatcttCCAAATGTGTTTAGTACCACAAGCTAAAGAGCATTCTAGTacatttgatataactttaatttatcaccacaagatacaatttttttattttcttatacttcatatcaatttaaaatagttcattttttttaaacgaaggaagtaacatattttcttatttctttattactcTACTAAATAATTTACTATCATCAAATGTGTAAAGAAAAATTCTAATTCTACTTGGCTGTGAATATTTCattcagataaaataaaattaaaatttcaccaCTAATAATAAGGAATAGAAATGAGTATTATATTTTAGAACCTACAAAAACATTTATGGAAACTTGTGAAGAAAACTGTGGGGTCTATATGAGATATTGTACAACTTTTGGATAAGAATGATATTTACAAAAGGGGTTTGATTTTTTTTGCtattaaaaattaatacacaaattttaaaacttacaaaataagcaaacaatgcatttttcttttttgaaatgaCAAGTACATCCTTGATCGTCCTACATACTCACTCTTCTATAAATACTAGATGATGTATCACGTGCTATGCACGGGCcctgtattttttttatttaataatacttcataatttatttttaattaaacatCTTATAaaccttttaaaataaaaaaatagaaatatttttttctgctatgacaaaaaaaaaaaaaagacaaattttcatatctta is from Capsicum annuum cultivar UCD-10X-F1 chromosome 5, UCD10Xv1.1, whole genome shotgun sequence and encodes:
- the LOC107870883 gene encoding uncharacterized protein LOC107870883 isoform X1 is translated as MMRRQQDQQSMVLEELSSLILNILRSPPLPIEFYDDSLSATMSPSSSGRRTGSMQQITPTGFASLLLGISFALMLCGSLTFFIGFLMMPWVLGLVMVFYVAGILYSLSMIGRAIFSHISSPSSPRKDFHRADPCVILGFSGTYYTRHRLGIII
- the LOC107870883 gene encoding uncharacterized protein LOC107870883 isoform X2; translation: MMRRQQDQQSMVLEELSSLILNILRSPPLPIEFYDDSLSATMSPSSSGRRTGSMQQITPTGFASLLLGISFALMLCGSLTFFIGFLMMPWVLGLVMVFYVAGILYSLSMIGRAIFSHISSPSSPRKDFHRHGIA
- the LOC107870883 gene encoding uncharacterized protein LOC107870883 isoform X3, with the protein product MMRRQQDQQSMVLEELSSLILNILRSPPLPIEFYDDSLSATMSPSSSGRRTGSMQQITPTGFASLLLGISFALMLCGSLTFFIGFLMMPWVLGLVMVFYVAGILYSLSMIGRAIFSHISSPSSPRKDFHP